A window from Athalia rosae chromosome 5, iyAthRosa1.1, whole genome shotgun sequence encodes these proteins:
- the LOC105693102 gene encoding clathrin light chain isoform X2, with the protein MDAFGDKFFKEEAEIDPAAEFLAREQDQLAGLEDELAPVALSNPTPPAVEDDFSGNFGELKGGPGGDADGSFVMINAVEQPAEIPAMDIPEPPAAAPAVYEEPEKIRKWREEQKTRLQEKDEEEERKKEEWREGAKKELEEWYKHHSEAISKTKATNRNAEKQFVAEADEVEPGTEWERIAKLCDFNPKSARTSKDVSRMRSIILQLKQTPPAPVNA; encoded by the exons ATGGACGCATTtggtgataaatttttcaaggaaGAAGCCGAAATTGATCCTGCAGCTGAGTTCTTGGCACGAGAACAGGATCAGCTCGCTGGACTCGAAGATGAACTTGCACCCGTTGCTTTATCTAACCCTACTCCACCCGCTGTTGAAG ATGACTTTTCGGGAAACTTTGGGGAGCTAAAAGGCGGCCCTGGTGGAGATGCAGATGGAAGTTTCGTAATGATTAATGCAGTTGAGCAGCCAGCAGAGATCCCTGCAATGGATATCCCAG AACCACCTGCCGCTGCTCCTGCTGTCTATGAGGAGCCTGAGAAAATCCGAAAATGGAGGGAAGAACAGAAAACCAGGCTACAAGAAAAAG AtgaggaagaagagagaaaaaaagaagaatggaGAGAGGGGGCGAAAAAAGAACTGGAGGAGTGGTACAAACATCATTCCGAAGCAATCAGCAAGACAAAAGCAACAAATAG GAATGCAGAGAAGCAGTTTGTCGCAGAAGCAGATGAAGTGGAACCTGGAACTGAGTGGGAACGTATCGCTAAATTGTGTGATTTCAATCCAAAATCAGCCCGTACTTCCAAGGACGTATCTCGAATGcgatcaattattttacaactAAAGCAAACCCCGCCGGCACCCGTAAATGCCTAA
- the LOC105693096 gene encoding patatin-like phospholipase domain-containing protein 2 isoform X3, translating into MNLSFAGCGFLGIYHVGVAVCFKKYAPHLLLDKISGASAGAIAACCLLLDLPLGEITSNVLRVAREARQGTLGPFSPSFNVQDILLEGLTKFLPEDAHLIVSGKLHISLTRVYDGKNVIVSQYNSKDDLLQALLASSFIPFFSGLLPPRFHGIRYMDGGFSDNLPTLDENTITVSPFCGESDICPRDVSSQLFHVNVANTSIELSKQNIYRFARILFPPNPEILSNMCKQGFDDALRFLHRNNLINCTRCLAVQSTFVVSETIDEGMEYDPECLECKMHRQEALVANLPETVMTIFQDAIDSANKGLVNWLFKHRSVKLLSLLSLPYVIPADVVYATFTKFILNAPKLRKNLVAMVKYALEQLSVIVPGVNIYHQQMAQTIKCQLAITEYGSNIYDIEAAYPEDSYRKQKTNLNLRLHYDERQSWRDYRRKSNCVVNMADSTGFDDTFENILQVTSDQEAVMVWYYMDDNNKVQVTEIYDVTDTEKHAILSPDEVEANTKLQFDEWDEPTWLSQHTLAEVVTESLYTDEDQHSLEGLSDVSLEDDLLDKDGSNIFSDPESEWGMGKSAVIHLESPSSPPDSRPEVDQPSTSNF; encoded by the exons ATGAATTTGTCATTTGCTGGATGTGGCTTCCTCGGCATATATCACGTCGGGGTCGCagtttgttttaaaaaatacgCGCCTCATTTACTTCTCGATAAAATTAGTGGAGCTTCTGCTGGAGCTATCGCTGCCTGTTGTCTTCTTCTCGATTTACCGCTAG GGGAAATTACAAGCAATGTCTTGAGAGTTGCTCGCGAAGCTCGTCAGGGAACTTTGGGGCCATTCAGTCCTTCATTCAATGTGCAAGATATTTTATTGGAAGGTTTGACTAAG tttttgccTGAGGATGCACACTTAATAGTCAGCGGAAAGCTTCACATTTCATTGACCAGGGTctatgatggaaaaaatgttattgTTTCACAGTACAACTCTAAAGATGATTTATTGCAG GCGCTGCTGGCCAGTTCGTTTATACCATTTTTTTCTGGACTACTGCCACCAAGATTTCATGGAATCAGATACATGGATGGCGGTTTTAGTGATAATCTTCCAACTCTTGACGAAAACACAATTACAGTCAGTCCTTTCTGCGGGGAAAGTGATATTTGCCCAAGGGACGTTTCTTCGCAACTATTTCAT GTCAATGTTGCAAATACAAGCATTGAACTATccaaacaaaatatatataggttTGCCAGGATACTTTTCCCACCAAATCCTGAG ATACTTTCTAACATGTGCAAACAAGGATTTGATGATGCATTGCGGTTTTTACATAGAAATAACTTAATCAATTGTACACGTTGTTTAGCTGTGCAGTCAACTTTTGTTGTTTCTGAGACGATAGATGAAGGCATGGAATATGATCCAGAATGTTTAGAATGTAAAATGCATAGACAG GAAGCATTGGTTGCCAATCTACCAGAAACAGTTATGACAATATTTCAAGATGCGATAGATTCTGCGAATAAGGGATTAGTCAACTGGCTTTTTAAACACCGGAGTGTAAAACTACTATCATTGCTGAGCTTACCTTACGTAATACCTGCAGATGTAGTTTATGCAACATTTACCAA ATTCATTCTGAATGCCCCAAAACTAAGAAAAAATCTTGTAGCCATGGTGAAATATGCCTTAGAACAACTCAGTGTCATAGTTCCGGGTGTGAATATCTATCATCAACAAATGGCACAGACAATCAAGTGTCAGCTAGCTATCACAGAGTACGGATCAA ACATATACGACATAGAGGCCGCTTATCCTGAAGATTCTTACAGAAAACAAAAGACGAATCTAAACCTGAGGCTTCATTATGATGAACG GCAGTCTTGGAGAGATTACCGACGGAAGTCGAACTGTGTAGTTAATATGGCAGATTCAACTGGATTTGACGatacatttgaaaatattcttcag GTCACTTCCGATCAAGAAGCAGTTATGGTTTGGTATTACATGGATGACAACAACAAAGTGCAGGTCACCGAAATTTATGACGTCACTGACACCGAAAAGCACGCGATTCTCAGCCCTGACGAGGTCGAGGCTAACACAAAATTGCAATTCGATGAGTGGGATGAACCTACGTGGCTTTCCCAGCACACTTTGGCAGAAG tagtGACAGAATCGCTCTACACTGATGAAGATCAACACAGTCTCGAAGGTTTATCTGATGTATCACTGGAAGATGACTTGCTAGATAAAGATGGCTCCAATATTTTCTCCGACCCAGAAAGTGAATGGGGAATGGGAAAGAGTGCTGTAATCCATCTCGAATCCCCATCTAGCCCACCAGATAGTAGACCAGAGGTAGATCAGCCATCAacatcaaatttttaa
- the LOC105693096 gene encoding 1-acylglycerol-3-phosphate O-acyltransferase Pnpla3 isoform X2 has translation MNLSFAGCGFLGIYHVGVAVCFKKYAPHLLLDKISGASAGAIAACCLLLDLPLGEITSNVLRVAREARQGTLGPFSPSFNVQDILLEGLTKFLPEDAHLIVSGKLHISLTRVYDGKNVIVSQYNSKDDLLQALLASSFIPFFSGLLPPRFHGIRYMDGGFSDNLPTLDENTITVSPFCGESDICPRDVSSQLFHVNVANTSIELSKQNIYRFARILFPPNPEILSNMCKQGFDDALRFLHRNNLINCTRCLAVQSTFVVSETIDEGMEYDPECLECKMHRQEALVANLPETVMTIFQDAIDSANKGLVNWLFKHRSVKLLSLLSLPYVIPADVVYATFTNLVGNKVESRILEYKVIGNILHTPQQAIVCARHLSPPSRFILNAPKLRKNLVAMVKYALEQLSVIVPGVNIYHQQMAQTIKCQLAITEYGSNIYDIEAAYPEDSYRKQKTNLNLRLHYDERQSWRDYRRKSNCVVNMADSTGFDDTFENILQVTSDQEAVMVWYYMDDNNKVQVTEIYDVTDTEKHAILSPDEVEANTKLQFDEWDEPTWLSQHTLAEVTESLYTDEDQHSLEGLSDVSLEDDLLDKDGSNIFSDPESEWGMGKSAVIHLESPSSPPDSRPEVDQPSTSNF, from the exons ATGAATTTGTCATTTGCTGGATGTGGCTTCCTCGGCATATATCACGTCGGGGTCGCagtttgttttaaaaaatacgCGCCTCATTTACTTCTCGATAAAATTAGTGGAGCTTCTGCTGGAGCTATCGCTGCCTGTTGTCTTCTTCTCGATTTACCGCTAG GGGAAATTACAAGCAATGTCTTGAGAGTTGCTCGCGAAGCTCGTCAGGGAACTTTGGGGCCATTCAGTCCTTCATTCAATGTGCAAGATATTTTATTGGAAGGTTTGACTAAG tttttgccTGAGGATGCACACTTAATAGTCAGCGGAAAGCTTCACATTTCATTGACCAGGGTctatgatggaaaaaatgttattgTTTCACAGTACAACTCTAAAGATGATTTATTGCAG GCGCTGCTGGCCAGTTCGTTTATACCATTTTTTTCTGGACTACTGCCACCAAGATTTCATGGAATCAGATACATGGATGGCGGTTTTAGTGATAATCTTCCAACTCTTGACGAAAACACAATTACAGTCAGTCCTTTCTGCGGGGAAAGTGATATTTGCCCAAGGGACGTTTCTTCGCAACTATTTCAT GTCAATGTTGCAAATACAAGCATTGAACTATccaaacaaaatatatataggttTGCCAGGATACTTTTCCCACCAAATCCTGAG ATACTTTCTAACATGTGCAAACAAGGATTTGATGATGCATTGCGGTTTTTACATAGAAATAACTTAATCAATTGTACACGTTGTTTAGCTGTGCAGTCAACTTTTGTTGTTTCTGAGACGATAGATGAAGGCATGGAATATGATCCAGAATGTTTAGAATGTAAAATGCATAGACAG GAAGCATTGGTTGCCAATCTACCAGAAACAGTTATGACAATATTTCAAGATGCGATAGATTCTGCGAATAAGGGATTAGTCAACTGGCTTTTTAAACACCGGAGTGTAAAACTACTATCATTGCTGAGCTTACCTTACGTAATACCTGCAGATGTAGTTTATGCAACATTTACCAA CTTGGTTGGTAATAAGGTCGAGAGTCGAATCCTGGAATACAAAGTAATTGGCAACATTCTACATACCCCCCAGCAGGCGATTGTTTGCGCTAGGCACCTTTCACCCCCTTCACG ATTCATTCTGAATGCCCCAAAACTAAGAAAAAATCTTGTAGCCATGGTGAAATATGCCTTAGAACAACTCAGTGTCATAGTTCCGGGTGTGAATATCTATCATCAACAAATGGCACAGACAATCAAGTGTCAGCTAGCTATCACAGAGTACGGATCAA ACATATACGACATAGAGGCCGCTTATCCTGAAGATTCTTACAGAAAACAAAAGACGAATCTAAACCTGAGGCTTCATTATGATGAACG GCAGTCTTGGAGAGATTACCGACGGAAGTCGAACTGTGTAGTTAATATGGCAGATTCAACTGGATTTGACGatacatttgaaaatattcttcag GTCACTTCCGATCAAGAAGCAGTTATGGTTTGGTATTACATGGATGACAACAACAAAGTGCAGGTCACCGAAATTTATGACGTCACTGACACCGAAAAGCACGCGATTCTCAGCCCTGACGAGGTCGAGGCTAACACAAAATTGCAATTCGATGAGTGGGATGAACCTACGTGGCTTTCCCAGCACACTTTGGCAGAAG tGACAGAATCGCTCTACACTGATGAAGATCAACACAGTCTCGAAGGTTTATCTGATGTATCACTGGAAGATGACTTGCTAGATAAAGATGGCTCCAATATTTTCTCCGACCCAGAAAGTGAATGGGGAATGGGAAAGAGTGCTGTAATCCATCTCGAATCCCCATCTAGCCCACCAGATAGTAGACCAGAGGTAGATCAGCCATCAacatcaaatttttaa
- the LOC105693100 gene encoding cyclin-A2, whose product MATIRVHEDQENRIADVMRTKENITVPNPSQGLQQSKRAVLGIINNNCLRTTKPELNNKDEKYPKAKTFVPSQYETFKIYEDKKEDGPFKVYEDKLEKETSVALRETKAIKEPKAKQVVEITTKGEREKPVLEAIPTILPSFRAALQEINQKKRDEAFLPQESPMSLEKSLTFADSSMEDNAAKREASKALRLNFFDCDEYRADINSYLRSAETHHRPKPGYMKKQPDITYSMRSILVDWLVEVAEEYRLHSETLYLAVSYIDRFLSYMSVVRAKLQLVGTAAMFIAAKYEEIYPPDVGEFVYITDDTYTKKQVLRMEHLILRVLSFDLTVPTPLAFLTDLCISYNLSEKIQYLAMYLCELSMLEADPYLAFLPSHLAAAAIALARHTLNEEAWPDDFAIATGYSFKELKGCIGYLNKTFGNACNIQQQAIQEKYKSSKYGHVALLLPRSTDISGSEDDGESA is encoded by the exons atggcCACAATTCGGGTGCACGAGGACCAGGAGAATCGCATTGCCGATGTCATGCGGACTAAAGAGAACATCACTGTGCCGAACCCGAGCCAAGGATTACAGCAAAGCAAACGGGCTGTTCTTGGAATCATCAACAACAACTGCCTCAGGACTACCAAGCca GAGCTCAATAACAAAGATGAAAAGTATCCAAAGGCTAAAACATTCGTGCCCAGCCAGTACGAAACATTTAAGATTTATGAGGACAAGAAGGAAGATGGACCGTTCAAGGTCTATGAGGATAAATTGGAGAAGGAAACGTCTGTTGCTTTAAGAGAAACTAAAGCAATTAAGGAACCGAAGGCAAAACAAGTTGTGGAGATAACCACTAAAGGTGAAAGGGAAAAGCCGGTACTGGAGGCAATTCCTACGATTTTACCGTCGTTTCGAGCTGCCCTGCAAGAAATAAATCAGAAGAAAAGGGATGAAGCATTTTTGCCACAAGAGAGTCCCATGTCCTTGGAGAAATCACTTACCTTCGCAGATTCTTCAATGGAGGATAACGCAGCTAAACGAGAAGCAAGCAAGGCACTGAGGCTCAACTTCTTTGATTGCGATGAATACAGGGCAGATATAAACAGTTATCTCAGATCTGCAGAG ACTCATCACAGACCTAAGCCTGGATATATGAAAAAACAGCCAGACATAACATATTCGATGCGGTCTATACTAGTTGACTGGTTAGTAGAGGTAGCTGAAGAGTACCGGTTACACAGCGAAACTTTATATTTGGCTGTATCTTACATCGACCGTTTCCTATCCTACATGAGTGTTGTCCGAGCCAAATTGCAACTTGTTGGTACTGCAGCGATGTTCATTGCTGC CAAATATGAAGAAATTTATCCTCCTGATGTCGGTGAGTTTGTATACATCACGGACGACACCTATACAAAGAAGCAAGTGTTACGCATGGAACATCTGATACTTCGTGTTTTGTCCTTCGACCTTACCGTACCAACACCACTAGCTTTCCTCACTGATCTCTGCATCAGTTACAATCTTTCTGAGAAGATTCAGTACTTAGCCATG TATTTGTGCGAGTTGTCTATGCTGGAAGCAGATCCATACCTCGCATTTCTGCCAAGTCATTTGGCCGCAGCAGCTATAGCCCTGGCACGACACACATTAAATGAAGAAGCTTGGCCTGATGATTTCGCAATTGCAACTGGCTACAGCTTCAAAGAACTCAAAGGATGCATAGGCTATCTCAACAAGACCTTCGGAAATGCATGCAACATTCAACAACAGGCCATTCAAGAGAAGTACAAAAGCAGCAA GTACGGACATGTAGCTCTTTTACTTCCTCGCAGTACTGATATTTCTGGCAGTGAAGATGATGGCGAAAGTGCCTAG
- the LOC105693097 gene encoding ankyrin repeat and LEM domain-containing protein 2, with protein sequence MNNSVDVLQEKHLLVGDSNPHAANNIVYYGVYLPREDSNSTETRDQLHIYTNKSEALNVVKKYKMGRFKSFKTYVEAKVFSEHGNEQPFSSVIDSLPASVKRSDTTVEEKSSNFKAPKNQDTVRFRKFIENGDIATVKQIVWENPRYLVSSGDTPAILQEGSRYNALHVAVRVAGKVDMCELILNTVGNPDFVRLLDGEDDYSNYRYRARILVDLYLNTPDKGLNETPLHFAVKFGLKEVAQLLVSYPQCLKTTRNKYHQTPADIICSRKCQEDEILKREILALLDEQFYVPVIRSEDNTTQPLIGELFSPTRPLTLNTDPISPRVEVSAFAGPMNKKQAVEFRKKWKTPPRIRSTPTIEDISMDDSYTLNSPTSNTVYRLQDTEKGLERVGRDLAKEYHVSWKEYWSFLNSFADLTSKDGLLKLEGFLEKRFNYSSQHMIEKMESESIINGSTDTFSEMNALCTQLSSSSLDTADNQDSVQRRLFDDDSTNENDEEYEFYTPPSSPCSMCSSSDEDMCAAEQGDMIFIQGQAPSKLDYAVYHAIFSVDISPNSYPNIYLWRHQLRLVMETESTRFNTPLVPRRRLLMTPSPNCIKTLEYN encoded by the exons aTGAACAACAGCGTCGATGTATTGCAAGAAAAACATTTGTTGGTGGGTGATTCTAACCCCCATGCAGCTAACAATATTGTTTATTACGGGGTCTACCTACCACGAGAAGACTCCAATTCAACAGAAACGAGAG ACCAGCTTCATATCTATACAAATAAATCTGAAGCTTTGAATGTTGtcaagaaatataaaatgggCCGATTCAAAAGTTTCAAAACCTATGTTGAGGCTAAGGTATTCTCTGAACACGGCAATGAGCAGCCATTTTCTTCTGTAATAGACAGCCTTCCAGCATCGGTAAAACGAAGTGATACAActgtagaagaaaaatccaGCAACTTCAAAGCACCGAAAAATCAAGACACTGTGCGTTTCAGGAAGTTCATTGAGAATGGAGATATAGCTACTGTTAAACAAATTGTTTGGGAAAATCCGAGATATCTAGTTAGCAGTGGTGACACACCTGCTATTCTGCAG GAAGGGTCCCGGTACAACGCGTTACATGTTGCCGTTAGAGTAGCCGGTAAGGTGGACATGTGCGAGCTAATATTGAACACAGTGGGAAATCCTGACTTTGTACGATTATTGGATGGAGAAGATGATTATTCTAACTATCGATATCGTGCTCGAATTTTGGTAGATTTGTACTTGAATACTCCGGATAAAGGTCTAAACGAGACACCACTTCATTTTGCCGTAAAATTTGGACTCAAAGAAGTTGCTCAACTCCTGGTATCCTATCCACAATGTCTAAAAACAACGAGAAACAAATATCATCAAACTCCAGCGGAT ATAATATGCAGTAGAAAATGTCAAgaagatgaaattttgaaaagggaAATACTTGCATTGTTGGATGAACAGTTTTATGTGCCTGTGATAAGATCTGAGGATAATACAACCCAACCATTAATTGGTGAGCTCTTTTCACCAACGCGTCCACTG ACTCTAAATACAGATCCAATAAGCCCACGAGTTGAAGTCTCTGCCTTTGCTGGACCTATGAATAAGAAACAAGCAGTTGAATTTAGAAAGAAATGGAAGACCCCGCCGAGAATACGAAGTACCCCAACTATTGAGGACATTTCAATGGACGATTCTTATACTTTGAATAGCCCCACGTCAAATACTGTGTACCGTCTGCAGGATACAGAAAAGGGTCTTGAACGTGTTGGTAG AGACCTTGCAAAGGAGTACCATGTGTCATGGAAAGAGTATTGGTCTTTTTTGAACTCCTTTGCTGATTTGACTAGTAAGGATGGATTGTTGAAGCTGGAAGGATTTcttgaaaaaagattcaacTATAGTTCACAGCATATGATAGAG AAAATGGAGAGTGAATCCATAATAAACGGAAGTACAGATACATTTTCTGAAATGAATGCTCTGTGTACGCAGTTAAGTTCTTCCTCATTGGATACGGCAGATAATCAAG ATTCTGTGCAGAGACGTTTGTTTGATGATGATAGTACAAATGAGAATG ACGAGGAATATGAATTTTACACCCCGCCATCATCACCATGCTCTATGTGCAGCAGTTCTGACGAAGACATGTGTGCTGCTGAACAAGGAGATATGATCTTCATTCAGGG GCAAGCCCCATCAAAACTAGATTACGCAGTTTATCATGCCATCTTTTCCGTTGATATAAGCCCAAACTCTTATCCAAATATTTATCTTTGGCGTCATCAACTGCGACTGGTTATGGAGACTGAATCCACGag ATTCAATACCCCACTTGTTCCACGCAGAAGACTACTAATGACTCCCTCGCCAAATTGTATAAAGACCTTGGAGTATAATTGA
- the LOC105693102 gene encoding clathrin light chain isoform X1, with the protein MDAFGDKFFKEEAEIDPAAEFLAREQDQLAGLEDELAPVALSNPTPPAVEDDFSGNFGELKGGPGGDADGSFVMINAVEQPAEIPAMDIPEPPAAAPAVYEEPEKIRKWREEQKTRLQEKDEEEERKKEEWREGAKKELEEWYKHHSEAISKTKATNRESAKNAEKQFVAEADEVEPGTEWERIAKLCDFNPKSARTSKDVSRMRSIILQLKQTPPAPVNA; encoded by the exons ATGGACGCATTtggtgataaatttttcaaggaaGAAGCCGAAATTGATCCTGCAGCTGAGTTCTTGGCACGAGAACAGGATCAGCTCGCTGGACTCGAAGATGAACTTGCACCCGTTGCTTTATCTAACCCTACTCCACCCGCTGTTGAAG ATGACTTTTCGGGAAACTTTGGGGAGCTAAAAGGCGGCCCTGGTGGAGATGCAGATGGAAGTTTCGTAATGATTAATGCAGTTGAGCAGCCAGCAGAGATCCCTGCAATGGATATCCCAG AACCACCTGCCGCTGCTCCTGCTGTCTATGAGGAGCCTGAGAAAATCCGAAAATGGAGGGAAGAACAGAAAACCAGGCTACAAGAAAAAG AtgaggaagaagagagaaaaaaagaagaatggaGAGAGGGGGCGAAAAAAGAACTGGAGGAGTGGTACAAACATCATTCCGAAGCAATCAGCAAGACAAAAGCAACAAATAG GGAGTCTGCCAA GAATGCAGAGAAGCAGTTTGTCGCAGAAGCAGATGAAGTGGAACCTGGAACTGAGTGGGAACGTATCGCTAAATTGTGTGATTTCAATCCAAAATCAGCCCGTACTTCCAAGGACGTATCTCGAATGcgatcaattattttacaactAAAGCAAACCCCGCCGGCACCCGTAAATGCCTAA
- the LOC105693096 gene encoding 1-acylglycerol-3-phosphate O-acyltransferase Pnpla3 isoform X1, whose translation MNLSFAGCGFLGIYHVGVAVCFKKYAPHLLLDKISGASAGAIAACCLLLDLPLGEITSNVLRVAREARQGTLGPFSPSFNVQDILLEGLTKFLPEDAHLIVSGKLHISLTRVYDGKNVIVSQYNSKDDLLQALLASSFIPFFSGLLPPRFHGIRYMDGGFSDNLPTLDENTITVSPFCGESDICPRDVSSQLFHVNVANTSIELSKQNIYRFARILFPPNPEILSNMCKQGFDDALRFLHRNNLINCTRCLAVQSTFVVSETIDEGMEYDPECLECKMHRQEALVANLPETVMTIFQDAIDSANKGLVNWLFKHRSVKLLSLLSLPYVIPADVVYATFTNLVGNKVESRILEYKVIGNILHTPQQAIVCARHLSPPSRFILNAPKLRKNLVAMVKYALEQLSVIVPGVNIYHQQMAQTIKCQLAITEYGSNIYDIEAAYPEDSYRKQKTNLNLRLHYDERQSWRDYRRKSNCVVNMADSTGFDDTFENILQVTSDQEAVMVWYYMDDNNKVQVTEIYDVTDTEKHAILSPDEVEANTKLQFDEWDEPTWLSQHTLAEVVTESLYTDEDQHSLEGLSDVSLEDDLLDKDGSNIFSDPESEWGMGKSAVIHLESPSSPPDSRPEVDQPSTSNF comes from the exons ATGAATTTGTCATTTGCTGGATGTGGCTTCCTCGGCATATATCACGTCGGGGTCGCagtttgttttaaaaaatacgCGCCTCATTTACTTCTCGATAAAATTAGTGGAGCTTCTGCTGGAGCTATCGCTGCCTGTTGTCTTCTTCTCGATTTACCGCTAG GGGAAATTACAAGCAATGTCTTGAGAGTTGCTCGCGAAGCTCGTCAGGGAACTTTGGGGCCATTCAGTCCTTCATTCAATGTGCAAGATATTTTATTGGAAGGTTTGACTAAG tttttgccTGAGGATGCACACTTAATAGTCAGCGGAAAGCTTCACATTTCATTGACCAGGGTctatgatggaaaaaatgttattgTTTCACAGTACAACTCTAAAGATGATTTATTGCAG GCGCTGCTGGCCAGTTCGTTTATACCATTTTTTTCTGGACTACTGCCACCAAGATTTCATGGAATCAGATACATGGATGGCGGTTTTAGTGATAATCTTCCAACTCTTGACGAAAACACAATTACAGTCAGTCCTTTCTGCGGGGAAAGTGATATTTGCCCAAGGGACGTTTCTTCGCAACTATTTCAT GTCAATGTTGCAAATACAAGCATTGAACTATccaaacaaaatatatataggttTGCCAGGATACTTTTCCCACCAAATCCTGAG ATACTTTCTAACATGTGCAAACAAGGATTTGATGATGCATTGCGGTTTTTACATAGAAATAACTTAATCAATTGTACACGTTGTTTAGCTGTGCAGTCAACTTTTGTTGTTTCTGAGACGATAGATGAAGGCATGGAATATGATCCAGAATGTTTAGAATGTAAAATGCATAGACAG GAAGCATTGGTTGCCAATCTACCAGAAACAGTTATGACAATATTTCAAGATGCGATAGATTCTGCGAATAAGGGATTAGTCAACTGGCTTTTTAAACACCGGAGTGTAAAACTACTATCATTGCTGAGCTTACCTTACGTAATACCTGCAGATGTAGTTTATGCAACATTTACCAA CTTGGTTGGTAATAAGGTCGAGAGTCGAATCCTGGAATACAAAGTAATTGGCAACATTCTACATACCCCCCAGCAGGCGATTGTTTGCGCTAGGCACCTTTCACCCCCTTCACG ATTCATTCTGAATGCCCCAAAACTAAGAAAAAATCTTGTAGCCATGGTGAAATATGCCTTAGAACAACTCAGTGTCATAGTTCCGGGTGTGAATATCTATCATCAACAAATGGCACAGACAATCAAGTGTCAGCTAGCTATCACAGAGTACGGATCAA ACATATACGACATAGAGGCCGCTTATCCTGAAGATTCTTACAGAAAACAAAAGACGAATCTAAACCTGAGGCTTCATTATGATGAACG GCAGTCTTGGAGAGATTACCGACGGAAGTCGAACTGTGTAGTTAATATGGCAGATTCAACTGGATTTGACGatacatttgaaaatattcttcag GTCACTTCCGATCAAGAAGCAGTTATGGTTTGGTATTACATGGATGACAACAACAAAGTGCAGGTCACCGAAATTTATGACGTCACTGACACCGAAAAGCACGCGATTCTCAGCCCTGACGAGGTCGAGGCTAACACAAAATTGCAATTCGATGAGTGGGATGAACCTACGTGGCTTTCCCAGCACACTTTGGCAGAAG tagtGACAGAATCGCTCTACACTGATGAAGATCAACACAGTCTCGAAGGTTTATCTGATGTATCACTGGAAGATGACTTGCTAGATAAAGATGGCTCCAATATTTTCTCCGACCCAGAAAGTGAATGGGGAATGGGAAAGAGTGCTGTAATCCATCTCGAATCCCCATCTAGCCCACCAGATAGTAGACCAGAGGTAGATCAGCCATCAacatcaaatttttaa